The following coding sequences are from one Bradyrhizobium sp. 200 window:
- the sufD gene encoding Fe-S cluster assembly protein SufD, whose amino-acid sequence MNLALAKNETGRAVSDSFAVARDRLPGTGKVAEARSAAFEAYDRVGLPHRRIEDWKYTDLRALMREVLPLAPAPDAAALTRAAAAVKLQAIKGARRLVLVDGVFVPKLSELDGLEKGVAVGTLRGVLESGEAALQAQLFALDSSNPMVALNSAMMTDGVVIQISNGVVLTQPLHIIHVATGTAPTAMFTRSLLRIGKDAGATLVESYIAADGAKTYQAHDSLVIAIGDNSRLDHVRLVEEAREAFNISSAVVTLGAHAHFNTFGMTSGAAVSRYQATIAFAGEHSRVETNGVNLLNGRQHADTTLLMDHAVPHCASREVFRAVADDRGHSVFQGRIIVRPDAQKTDAKMMTRALLLSDDAEADNKPELEIFADDVTCGHGATTGALDESLLFYLRARGLSEKEAQALLIQAFVGEAIESIVNDDLRELAIAAAQRWLEARS is encoded by the coding sequence ATGAATTTGGCTTTGGCAAAGAACGAAACGGGACGCGCGGTGAGCGACAGCTTTGCCGTCGCACGCGACCGGCTGCCGGGCACAGGCAAGGTCGCCGAGGCACGAAGCGCCGCCTTCGAGGCCTACGACCGTGTGGGTCTGCCACACCGGCGGATCGAGGACTGGAAATACACCGACCTGCGCGCGCTGATGCGCGAAGTGCTGCCGCTGGCGCCTGCGCCGGATGCCGCGGCGCTGACGCGGGCTGCGGCGGCGGTGAAGCTGCAGGCGATCAAGGGCGCGCGCCGGCTCGTGCTGGTTGACGGCGTGTTCGTCCCGAAGCTTTCCGAGCTGGACGGATTGGAGAAGGGCGTTGCCGTCGGCACCCTGCGCGGCGTTCTGGAATCCGGCGAAGCCGCGCTGCAGGCGCAATTGTTTGCGCTCGACAGCTCCAATCCGATGGTCGCGCTCAACAGTGCAATGATGACCGACGGCGTGGTGATCCAGATCTCCAATGGCGTCGTGCTGACGCAGCCGCTGCACATCATTCACGTCGCGACGGGTACCGCGCCCACGGCGATGTTCACCCGTTCGCTGCTGCGGATCGGCAAGGATGCCGGTGCGACGCTGGTCGAAAGCTACATCGCAGCCGACGGCGCGAAGACCTATCAGGCCCACGACTCGCTGGTTATCGCGATCGGTGACAATTCGCGGCTCGACCATGTTCGACTGGTCGAGGAGGCCCGTGAGGCCTTCAATATCTCCTCCGCCGTGGTCACGCTGGGCGCGCATGCGCATTTCAACACCTTTGGCATGACCTCGGGCGCTGCCGTCAGCCGCTACCAGGCGACGATTGCGTTCGCTGGAGAACACTCCCGGGTCGAGACCAATGGCGTCAATCTGCTCAATGGCCGCCAGCACGCCGACACGACCCTGTTGATGGACCACGCGGTGCCGCATTGCGCCAGCCGCGAGGTGTTCCGCGCCGTCGCCGACGACCGCGGCCATTCGGTATTCCAGGGCCGCATCATCGTCCGTCCCGACGCGCAGAAGACCGACGCCAAGATGATGACGCGGGCGCTGCTGCTGTCGGACGACGCCGAGGCCGACAACAAGCCCGAGCTCGAAATTTTCGCCGACGACGTCACCTGCGGCCATGGCGCCACCACCGGCGCGCTCGACGAAAGCCTGCTGTTCTACCTGCGCGCCCGCGGCCTGTCCGAAAAGGAAGCCCAGGCACTGCTGATCCAGGCGTTCGTGGGCGAAGCGATTGAATCGATCGTCAACGACGATCTGCGCGAACTTGCGATTGCAGCCGCTCAGCGCTGGCTGGAGGCAAGGTCATGA
- the sufC gene encoding Fe-S cluster assembly ATPase SufC, with translation MSLLEVKNLKVRVEDNEILHGLTLTVNPGEVHAIMGPNGSGKSTLSHVIAGKPGYEVTDGQILFRGEDLLEMAPDERAAKGVFLAFQYPVEIPGVTTWNFLHTALNAQRKARGESQLTSPEFLKKVRAVAKSLNIPQDMLKRGVNVGFSGGEKKRNEILQMALFEPAVCILDEMDSGLDIDALRIAADGVNALRSPERAMVVITHYQRLLNYIVPDFVHVMSKGRVVKSGGKDLALELEASGYTQFEDAA, from the coding sequence ATGTCATTGCTTGAAGTCAAAAATCTGAAGGTCCGTGTCGAGGATAACGAAATCCTCCACGGGCTGACGCTGACCGTGAACCCGGGCGAGGTGCATGCGATCATGGGGCCGAACGGCTCCGGCAAATCGACACTGTCGCATGTGATCGCCGGCAAGCCCGGTTACGAAGTCACTGACGGCCAGATCCTGTTCAGGGGCGAGGACCTCCTGGAGATGGCGCCGGACGAGCGCGCCGCCAAGGGCGTGTTCCTGGCGTTCCAGTACCCGGTCGAAATTCCCGGTGTCACCACCTGGAACTTCCTGCACACTGCGCTGAACGCCCAGCGCAAGGCGCGCGGCGAGAGCCAGCTTACGTCTCCGGAGTTTCTCAAGAAGGTCCGTGCGGTCGCAAAATCGCTCAACATCCCGCAGGACATGCTCAAGCGCGGCGTCAATGTCGGCTTTTCCGGCGGCGAGAAGAAGCGTAACGAGATCTTGCAGATGGCGCTGTTCGAACCGGCCGTTTGCATCCTCGACGAAATGGATTCCGGTCTCGACATCGACGCGCTGCGCATCGCGGCTGACGGCGTCAACGCGCTGCGTTCGCCGGAGCGCGCCATGGTGGTCATCACCCACTACCAGCGGCTGCTGAACTACATCGTGCCTGACTTCGTGCACGTGATGTCGAAGGGCCGGGTCGTGAAAAGCGGCGGTAAGGATCTGGCGCTGGAGCTCGAGGCTTCCGGCTATACCCAGTTCGAAGACGCGGCCTGA
- a CDS encoding cysteine desulfurase has protein sequence MTQHPAVMNGAYDVARVREDFPALAMKVYGKPLVYLDNAASAQKPNAVLDRMTEAYKTEYANVHRGLHYLANAATEAYEGARGKVAKFINAARSEEIIFTRNVTEAINLVASSFGEPNIKQGDEIVLSIMEHHSNIVPWHFLRERHGAVIKWAPVDDDGNFLIEEFEKLLTSRTKLVAITQMSNALGTFVPVKEVVKLAHDRGIPVLVDGAQGAVHLPIDVQDLDCDFYAFTGHKIYGPTGIGALYAKHEHLVAMRPYNGGGEMIREVAKDWVTYGDPPHKFEAGTPPIVEAIGLGAAIDYVNSVGKERIAAHEHDLLNYAQERLREINSLRLIGTARGKGPVISFEMKGAHAHDVATVIDRQGIAVRAGTHCVMPLLERFNVTATCRASFGMYNTREEVDHLAQALIKARELFA, from the coding sequence ATGACCCAGCATCCGGCGGTGATGAATGGCGCTTATGACGTTGCCCGCGTACGGGAAGATTTCCCTGCGTTGGCAATGAAAGTCTATGGCAAACCGCTGGTCTATCTCGACAACGCCGCTTCCGCCCAGAAGCCGAATGCGGTGCTCGACCGCATGACGGAAGCCTACAAGACCGAGTACGCCAATGTGCACCGCGGCCTGCACTATCTCGCCAATGCCGCGACCGAGGCTTACGAGGGCGCCCGCGGCAAGGTAGCGAAATTCATCAATGCGGCCCGTAGTGAAGAAATCATCTTCACCCGCAATGTCACCGAGGCCATCAATCTCGTGGCATCGTCCTTCGGCGAGCCCAACATCAAGCAGGGCGACGAGATCGTGCTCTCGATCATGGAGCACCACTCCAACATCGTGCCCTGGCACTTCCTGCGCGAGCGCCATGGTGCGGTGATCAAGTGGGCGCCGGTCGACGACGACGGCAATTTCCTGATCGAGGAATTCGAGAAGCTGTTGACGTCGCGGACCAAGCTCGTCGCCATCACCCAGATGTCGAACGCGCTCGGCACTTTCGTCCCGGTCAAGGAGGTCGTGAAGCTCGCCCATGACCGCGGCATTCCGGTGCTGGTCGACGGCGCACAAGGCGCGGTGCATCTGCCGATCGACGTGCAGGACCTCGATTGCGATTTCTATGCCTTCACTGGTCACAAGATCTACGGTCCGACCGGGATTGGCGCGCTCTATGCCAAGCATGAGCACCTGGTGGCGATGCGGCCCTATAATGGCGGCGGCGAGATGATCCGCGAGGTGGCGAAGGATTGGGTCACCTATGGCGACCCGCCGCACAAGTTCGAAGCCGGAACGCCGCCGATCGTCGAGGCGATCGGATTGGGCGCTGCGATCGATTACGTCAATTCGGTCGGCAAGGAGCGCATCGCGGCCCACGAGCACGATCTCTTGAATTACGCCCAGGAGCGGCTGCGCGAAATCAATTCGCTGCGCCTGATCGGTACCGCACGCGGCAAGGGACCGGTGATTTCCTTCGAGATGAAGGGCGCCCACGCCCACGACGTCGCGACGGTGATCGACCGGCAGGGGATTGCCGTTCGCGCCGGCACCCATTGCGTGATGCCGCTCTTAGAGCGGTTCAATGTCACAGCCACCTGCCGGGCGTCGTTTGGAATGTATAATACCCGGGAAGAAGTCGACCATCTGGCACAGGCGCTGATCAAGGCGCGGGAATTGTTCGCATGA
- the sufB gene encoding Fe-S cluster assembly protein SufB: protein MPAVQETVERVKRIDVDQYRYGFETLIESDKAPRGLSEDTVRFISAKKNEPAWMLEWRLEAYRRWLTMTEPTWARVNYPRIDYQDLYYYSAPKPKKQIGSLDEIDPEILKTYEKLGIPLREVEVLEGVVKPEGERKIAVDAVFDSVSVATTFQKELKAAGVIFMPISEAIREHPELVQKYLGSVVPTSDNYFATLNSAVFSDGSFVYVPPGVRCPMELSTYFRINERNTGQFERTLIIADKGSYVSYLEGCTAPQRDENQLHAAVVELVTLDDAEIKYSTVQNWYPGNSEGKGGIYNFVTKRGDCRGNNSKISWTQVETGSAITWKYPSCILRGDNSRGEFYSIAISNGHQQVDSGTKMLHLGKNTTSRIISKGIAAGVSQNTYRGLVTAHRKATGARNFTACDSLLIGDKCGAHTVPYVEAKNSSATFEHEATTSKISEDVLFYCVQRGLSQEEAVGLVVNGFVKDVLQQLPMEFAVEAQKLISISLEGSVG, encoded by the coding sequence ATGCCAGCCGTACAAGAGACGGTCGAGCGCGTGAAGCGCATCGACGTCGACCAGTATCGATATGGGTTTGAGACGCTTATCGAGTCCGACAAGGCTCCCAGGGGGCTGTCGGAAGACACCGTCCGCTTCATCTCCGCGAAAAAGAACGAACCGGCCTGGATGCTGGAATGGCGCCTGGAGGCCTATCGCCGCTGGCTGACCATGACCGAGCCGACCTGGGCCCGCGTCAATTACCCCAGGATCGACTACCAGGATCTCTATTACTACTCCGCGCCGAAGCCGAAGAAGCAGATCGGCTCGCTGGACGAGATCGATCCGGAAATCCTCAAGACCTATGAGAAGCTCGGCATTCCTCTGCGCGAAGTCGAGGTGCTGGAAGGCGTCGTGAAGCCGGAAGGCGAGCGTAAGATCGCGGTCGACGCCGTGTTCGACTCGGTTTCCGTCGCCACCACGTTCCAGAAGGAATTGAAGGCCGCCGGCGTGATCTTCATGCCGATCTCGGAGGCGATCCGCGAGCATCCCGAGCTGGTGCAGAAGTATCTCGGCTCGGTCGTGCCGACGTCGGACAATTATTTCGCGACGCTGAACTCGGCGGTGTTCTCCGACGGCTCGTTCGTCTACGTGCCGCCGGGCGTGCGCTGCCCGATGGAGCTGTCGACCTATTTCCGCATCAACGAGCGCAACACCGGCCAGTTCGAGCGCACGCTGATCATCGCCGACAAGGGGTCTTACGTCAGCTATCTCGAAGGCTGCACCGCACCGCAGCGCGACGAGAACCAGTTGCATGCCGCCGTGGTCGAGCTCGTCACGCTCGATGACGCCGAGATCAAATATTCGACGGTGCAGAACTGGTACCCCGGCAATTCCGAAGGTAAGGGCGGCATCTACAATTTCGTCACCAAGCGAGGCGACTGCCGCGGCAATAATTCGAAGATCTCCTGGACCCAGGTCGAGACCGGCTCGGCGATCACCTGGAAATATCCGAGCTGCATCCTGCGCGGCGACAATTCACGCGGCGAGTTCTACTCGATCGCGATCTCGAACGGTCACCAGCAGGTCGATAGCGGCACCAAGATGCTTCATCTCGGCAAGAACACGACCAGCCGGATCATCTCCAAGGGCATTGCCGCGGGCGTCTCGCAGAACACTTATCGCGGCCTCGTCACCGCCCATCGGAAAGCAACGGGCGCGCGCAACTTCACCGCCTGCGACTCGCTGCTGATCGGCGACAAATGCGGCGCGCACACCGTGCCTTACGTCGAGGCGAAGAATTCGTCCGCGACCTTCGAGCACGAAGCGACGACGTCGAAGATCTCCGAGGATGTGCTGTTTTACTGCGTTCAGCGCGGGTTGAGCCAGGAAGAGGCCGTCGGCCTGGTGGTCAATGGCTTCGTGAAGGACGTGCTGCAGCAACTGCCGATGGAATTCGCGGTGGAAGCGCAGAAGCTGATCTCGATCTCGCTGGAAGGCAGCGTGGGATGA
- a CDS encoding cysteine desulfurase family protein: MPDRVYLDWNATTPLRPEARQALAAAWDMAGNPSSVHAEGRQARRLVEDARIAVAAAVGARPQDVVFTSGGTEANALALTPGLRRSAGEPARRLLVSAIEHTSVLSGGRFAADAITVIKVSGAGLVDLDHLRSLLADGPPALVSVMLANNETGALQPAGEVADLVHEAGGLLHVDAIQALGKISFDIKAMKADLVTLSAHKIGGPKGVGALVLAEDVQGLEPLLRGGGQELARRAGTENVAGIAAFGVAAQAAMAALEGDAARLQDLRNRLEKGLRQTPGMIVFSEGTPRLPNTTLFTVPGLKAETAVIGFDLGGIAVSSGSACSSGKVQPSHVLAAMGFDRELAQGAVRLSLGWSTTKADIDLALQAWRKLADGLLRGRRNTA, encoded by the coding sequence ATGCCTGACCGAGTCTATCTCGACTGGAATGCAACGACGCCGCTTCGGCCCGAGGCCAGGCAGGCGCTGGCGGCCGCCTGGGACATGGCCGGCAATCCGTCCTCGGTTCATGCCGAAGGTCGGCAGGCACGTCGGCTGGTTGAGGATGCGCGGATCGCCGTCGCTGCGGCGGTCGGCGCCCGGCCGCAGGATGTGGTGTTTACCTCCGGCGGCACGGAGGCGAACGCGCTGGCGCTCACGCCGGGACTGCGCCGAAGCGCGGGTGAGCCCGCCCGTCGGCTGCTGGTCTCGGCCATCGAGCATACGTCGGTGCTGTCAGGCGGGCGGTTTGCGGCCGACGCTATCACGGTCATCAAAGTCTCCGGCGCTGGCTTGGTGGACCTCGATCATCTGCGCTCATTGCTCGCTGACGGCCCGCCGGCGCTGGTGTCGGTGATGCTGGCCAATAACGAGACTGGCGCGCTTCAACCCGCCGGAGAAGTCGCTGATCTCGTGCACGAAGCGGGCGGGTTGCTACACGTCGATGCGATCCAGGCGCTTGGAAAAATATCATTTGATATCAAAGCCATGAAGGCCGACTTGGTCACGCTTTCTGCTCACAAAATCGGCGGCCCCAAGGGCGTCGGTGCGCTGGTTCTGGCCGAAGACGTGCAGGGGCTGGAGCCGCTGCTGCGCGGCGGCGGGCAGGAACTCGCACGCCGGGCCGGCACCGAGAATGTCGCTGGGATTGCGGCCTTTGGCGTCGCCGCGCAGGCCGCTATGGCCGCCCTGGAAGGTGATGCAGCCCGTCTGCAGGATCTTCGAAACCGCCTTGAGAAGGGCCTCCGGCAGACCCCTGGAATGATTGTGTTTTCGGAAGGCACGCCGAGGTTGCCCAATACCACGCTATTCACGGTTCCCGGCCTGAAGGCCGAAACCGCCGTGATTGGCTTCGATCTCGGCGGTATTGCGGTATCCTCCGGTTCCGCCTGTTCGTCTGGCAAGGTCCAGCCGTCGCATGTCCTGGCCGCCATGGGGTTCGACAGGGAACTCGCCCAGGGAGCGGTGCGGCTCAGTCTGGGCTGGTCTACCACCAAGGCAGACATTGATTTGGCCCTTCAGGCTTGGCGAAAGCTTGCCGATGGCTTACTTAGAGGGCGACGAAACACGGCTTGA